One stretch of Streptomyces sp. NBC_01363 DNA includes these proteins:
- a CDS encoding DUF6643 family protein, with the protein MTSPRSTYGGGYYAAPSFPDTPIYDSLVAERGTPQIAPIRVPAAYDTGNSYLPALPAALPALPAAPSQPGPSYGYQQPPAQQGYAPVQPAPLQHAQLQHAPAPYIPQQPTAARGGYQAPHPQQQPRPAPGTGYEAMRPASPRPAPAPSPYEDPYNRPYQGRGY; encoded by the coding sequence ATGACCTCCCCCCGCTCCACCTACGGCGGCGGCTACTACGCCGCACCGTCGTTCCCCGACACTCCGATCTACGACTCCCTGGTCGCGGAGCGGGGCACCCCTCAGATCGCTCCGATCCGAGTGCCTGCCGCCTATGACACCGGCAACAGCTATCTGCCGGCGCTCCCGGCGGCGCTGCCGGCTCTTCCCGCGGCACCTTCCCAACCCGGTCCGTCGTACGGCTACCAGCAGCCGCCGGCCCAGCAGGGTTACGCGCCGGTGCAGCCCGCGCCGTTGCAGCACGCGCAGTTGCAGCACGCCCCGGCGCCGTACATCCCGCAGCAGCCGACCGCGGCCCGTGGCGGGTATCAGGCGCCCCATCCGCAGCAACAGCCGCGGCCCGCGCCGGGCACGGGTTACGAGGCGATGCGTCCGGCGTCACCGCGCCCGGCCCCGGCGCCCTCGCCCTACGAGGACCCGTACAACCGCCCGTACCAGGGCCGGGGGTACTGA
- a CDS encoding carboxylesterase family protein yields MWIHGGGFVAGSAASPWYDGAAFNRDGVVLVSLGYRLGTEGFLHVEGAPDNRGVRDWITPWSGCGTTSRPSAATRPT; encoded by the coding sequence GTGTGGATCCACGGCGGCGGATTCGTGGCGGGCTCGGCGGCGAGCCCGTGGTACGACGGGGCCGCGTTCAACCGGGACGGGGTCGTCCTCGTGTCCCTCGGCTACCGGCTGGGGACCGAGGGGTTCCTGCACGTGGAGGGCGCCCCGGACAACCGCGGTGTACGGGACTGGATCACGCCCTGGAGTGGGTGCGGGACAACATCGCGGCCTTCGGCGGCGACCCGGCCGACGTGA